One window from the genome of Candidatus Didemnitutus sp. encodes:
- a CDS encoding adenosine kinase has translation MAKHTASHKFELIGVGNPIMDLLAHVDDAFLKQHVAGDKGGMVLVDDADIVSLLHRLGDRIAMMPGGSAANTTLGATKLGLKTTFLGKIGGDITAEHYFENFVAAGGDGSRFKRAVLPNGRCLSMVTPDGQRTMRTHLGAAMTLSPDEITLADFKGCRHAHIEGYLLFNPALAQKVVDTARAAGCTISLDLASFEVVNVARDWIFEQLRAGLDVVIGNEDEAKALFRREDSYDAYARELAQFGGIAAVKMGKDGAWVAQGSELHRIFPVSVKHVVDTTGAGDAWAAGFLYGYLRSKSLALAGAIGSRLGAETVQHLGASIPDIHWPRLRAHAEDFGKP, from the coding sequence ATGGCCAAGCACACCGCATCGCACAAATTCGAACTCATCGGCGTCGGCAACCCGATCATGGATCTGCTCGCTCACGTCGACGACGCGTTCCTCAAGCAACACGTCGCCGGCGACAAAGGCGGCATGGTGCTCGTCGACGATGCCGACATCGTCTCTCTGCTCCACCGTCTCGGCGATCGCATCGCCATGATGCCCGGCGGCTCCGCGGCCAACACCACGCTCGGCGCCACCAAGCTCGGCCTGAAAACCACCTTCCTCGGCAAAATCGGCGGCGACATCACCGCGGAGCATTATTTTGAAAACTTCGTCGCCGCCGGCGGCGACGGCTCGCGCTTCAAACGCGCCGTGCTCCCCAACGGTCGTTGCCTCTCGATGGTCACGCCCGACGGCCAGCGCACCATGCGCACGCACCTCGGCGCCGCCATGACGCTCAGCCCCGACGAGATTACCCTCGCCGATTTCAAGGGCTGCCGCCACGCGCACATCGAAGGCTACCTGCTCTTCAACCCCGCGCTCGCCCAGAAGGTCGTCGACACCGCGCGCGCCGCCGGCTGCACAATCAGCCTCGATCTCGCGTCGTTCGAGGTCGTCAACGTCGCCCGCGATTGGATCTTCGAACAACTCCGCGCTGGCCTCGACGTCGTCATCGGCAACGAGGACGAAGCCAAGGCCCTCTTCCGCCGCGAGGACTCCTACGACGCCTACGCCCGCGAGCTCGCCCAATTCGGCGGCATCGCCGCGGTGAAGATGGGCAAGGACGGCGCGTGGGTCGCGCAGGGCAGCGAGCTCCACCGCATCTTCCCCGTGAGTGTCAAACACGTCGTCGACACGACCGGCGCCGGCGACGCCTGGGCCGCCGGCTTCCTCTACGGCTACTTGCGCAGCAAATCGCTCGCCCTCGCCGGCGCGATCGGCTCCCGCCTGGGCGCCGAAACCGTGCAACACCTCGGCGCCTCGATCCCCGACATCCACTGGCCGCGCCTCCGAGCCCACGCGGAGGATTTCGGGAAGCCGTGA
- a CDS encoding biotin--[acetyl-CoA-carboxylase] ligase produces MPESDTDVVILREFLAHPGELVPGTRLAKQLGITRVAVFFHLKRLIEEGFVIESEPRKGYRLIAPPDKLHEALIRTHLGRTRAPHLVCLDTVDSTNSEAERRLAADEPLPLAILAREQTRGRGRRGRTWHSAANGNLYVTFVWRPQLEPARLQDFTLWAGVSVCELVENFCRLAPQLKWPNDLMIDGRKAGGMLTEARIDADQVRDLVFGLGLNVNGRHADLPADLRRIATSLAEARGEPFDLNRFAAALIGRIAQAYAQFVDGSYRARFADLWNRYDLLRGRPVTVIQGNRTVRGTAMGIDDEGSLIVRTDTGPTERFRAGEVTLGKDAT; encoded by the coding sequence GTGCCTGAGTCCGACACCGACGTCGTCATCCTCCGCGAATTCCTCGCCCACCCCGGCGAACTCGTCCCCGGCACCCGGCTCGCCAAGCAGCTCGGCATTACCCGCGTCGCCGTCTTCTTTCACCTCAAGCGGCTGATCGAGGAGGGCTTCGTCATCGAGTCCGAGCCGCGCAAGGGCTACCGCCTGATCGCGCCGCCGGACAAATTGCACGAAGCACTCATCCGCACGCACCTCGGCCGCACGCGCGCGCCGCACCTCGTGTGCCTCGACACCGTCGACAGCACCAACAGCGAAGCCGAGCGCCGCCTCGCCGCCGACGAACCGCTGCCGCTCGCCATCCTCGCGCGCGAGCAGACCCGTGGCCGCGGCCGCCGCGGGCGCACTTGGCACAGCGCCGCCAACGGCAACCTCTACGTCACCTTCGTCTGGCGCCCGCAACTCGAGCCGGCGCGCCTGCAGGACTTCACGCTCTGGGCCGGCGTCAGCGTCTGCGAGCTGGTGGAAAATTTCTGCCGCCTCGCGCCCCAGCTCAAATGGCCGAACGACCTCATGATCGACGGCCGCAAAGCCGGCGGCATGCTCACCGAAGCGCGCATCGACGCCGACCAAGTGCGCGATCTCGTCTTCGGCCTCGGCCTGAACGTCAACGGCCGCCACGCCGACCTGCCCGCCGACCTGCGCCGCATCGCCACCTCGCTCGCCGAGGCGCGTGGCGAGCCGTTCGATCTCAATCGCTTCGCCGCCGCGCTGATCGGTCGCATCGCGCAAGCCTACGCGCAGTTCGTCGACGGCTCGTATCGCGCCCGCTTCGCCGACCTCTGGAACCGATACGACCTCCTCCGTGGCAGGCCCGTCACGGTGATCCAAGGCAACCGCACCGTGCGCGGCACCGCCATGGGCATCGACGACGAAGGCTCGCTCATCGTGCGCACCGACACGGGCCCGACGGAACGCTTCCGCGCCGGCGAGGTCACGTTGGGCAAGGATGCGACCTGA
- a CDS encoding ABC transporter ATP-binding protein, with translation MAEPNDITIEVEHLAKNYGSLTAVNDISFSVKRGEIVGLLGPNGAGKSTTMRILTGYLPATSGSVRICGHPVASHPEITKRHLGYMPENNPLPEDLRVSEYLWFRGRLKEMPRSKLRARIDEVLELCDLKRNRHKIIGRLSKGNKQRVGIAEAILAEPDVIIMDEPTIGLDPHQILIVRDLIASLRGRMSVIISSHILPEIEVTCDRVLIINGGRIVAQGSPAHLRQEIFGHSTYRLELSGDSAALPVLLADIDGTLKVASVSDCAPDGFCVVMLTTNSEADLGEKLLQALPTRGYRLRALSRSLPTLEDVFLAATRRSWDARAPDTAGPAPSRPPLPKI, from the coding sequence ATGGCAGAACCCAACGACATCACCATCGAGGTCGAGCACCTCGCCAAGAATTACGGCTCCCTCACCGCCGTGAACGACATCAGCTTCTCCGTGAAGCGCGGCGAGATCGTGGGCCTGCTCGGACCGAACGGCGCGGGCAAGAGCACCACGATGCGCATCCTCACGGGTTACCTGCCCGCCACGTCCGGCTCCGTGCGCATCTGCGGTCATCCCGTCGCCAGTCATCCGGAGATCACCAAGCGCCACCTCGGCTACATGCCGGAAAACAATCCGCTGCCCGAGGACCTGCGCGTGTCGGAATATCTCTGGTTCCGCGGTCGTCTGAAGGAGATGCCGCGCTCCAAACTCCGCGCCCGCATCGACGAAGTCCTCGAACTCTGCGACCTGAAGCGCAACCGCCACAAGATCATCGGCCGCCTCTCCAAGGGCAACAAACAGCGCGTCGGCATCGCCGAGGCGATCCTCGCCGAACCGGACGTCATCATCATGGACGAGCCGACGATCGGTCTCGATCCGCACCAGATCCTCATCGTCCGCGACCTCATCGCCAGCCTCCGCGGCCGCATGAGCGTGATCATTTCCTCGCACATCCTGCCCGAGATCGAGGTCACCTGCGACCGCGTGCTCATCATCAACGGCGGCCGCATCGTCGCCCAAGGCTCGCCCGCGCACCTGCGCCAGGAAATCTTCGGCCACTCGACTTACCGCCTCGAACTCAGCGGCGACAGCGCCGCGCTCCCCGTGTTGCTCGCCGACATCGACGGCACACTGAAGGTCGCCAGCGTCAGCGATTGCGCGCCCGACGGCTTCTGCGTCGTGATGCTCACCACGAACTCCGAAGCCGACCTCGGCGAAAAACTCCTGCAAGCGCTCCCGACGCGCGGCTACCGCCTGCGCGCACTGAGCCGCTCGTTGCCGACGCTCGAAGACGTTTTCCTCGCCGCCACCCGCCGCAGCTGGGACGCCCGCGCGCCCGACACCGCCGGCCCCGCCCCCAGCCGCCCGCCGCTGCCAAAGATATGA
- a CDS encoding ABC transporter permease subunit — protein sequence MRHFLTILAHEIRALLFNPSTYVAAVLFLGVMGFIFAGILNNYSTHPQEQQPAQQFFQYFIIPVYFMVPLLTMRSLAEERRLGTLETLLTTPVTTTEVVLGKFGAAYLLYLLLWASTGGFHYILHHYSRDARLLEWGPLVGGYTFIAVSGLLFVAIGILASALTRSQAVAGILSFTALFALTAGVYFLGNTPLLQQEGFASVRTTVENLQTFTHLEDFSHGVIDTRQVFFYLTGSVLALIFSILGVEAKLLQG from the coding sequence ATGCGCCACTTCCTCACCATCCTCGCCCACGAGATCCGCGCGCTGCTCTTCAACCCGAGCACCTATGTCGCCGCGGTGCTCTTCCTCGGCGTGATGGGTTTCATCTTCGCCGGCATCCTCAACAACTACAGCACGCACCCGCAGGAGCAGCAGCCCGCGCAGCAGTTCTTCCAGTATTTCATCATCCCGGTCTACTTCATGGTGCCGCTGCTCACCATGCGCAGCCTCGCCGAAGAGCGCCGCCTCGGCACGCTCGAGACCCTGCTCACCACACCGGTTACGACGACCGAAGTCGTGCTCGGGAAATTCGGCGCCGCCTACCTCCTTTACCTGCTGCTCTGGGCTTCGACCGGCGGTTTCCATTACATCCTGCACCACTACTCGCGCGACGCGCGCCTGCTCGAGTGGGGCCCGCTCGTCGGCGGTTACACCTTCATCGCCGTCAGCGGCCTGCTCTTCGTGGCCATCGGCATCCTCGCGAGCGCGCTGACCCGCAGCCAGGCCGTCGCGGGCATCTTGAGTTTCACGGCGCTCTTCGCGCTCACCGCCGGCGTCTACTTCCTCGGCAACACCCCGCTCCTGCAACAGGAGGGTTTCGCCTCCGTGCGCACGACGGTGGAAAACCTGCAAACCTTCACGCACCTCGAGGATTTCAGCCACGGCGTGATCGATACGCGCCAGGTGTTTTTCTACCTCACCGGTTCCGTGCTCGCGCTGATCTTCAGCATCCTCGGCGTCGAGGCGAAGCTCCTCCAAGGCTGA
- a CDS encoding GldG family protein codes for MHFADSFRAARWVRIINLLLQAALFLSLFAGLNYVAQNHFGRFDLTNSRRYSLSAETRSYLERLDQPVRIYVTFRDDKDSAEIAQAYLDLRGLLREYVFASRNNERAPITASFIDIYQSPKEAQKQGVEGMDAVVVVASGEKRRLVTIDELYRLKDRATVRDAFRGESALTAAILDVTSTAPKKIYFVQGHGEAQPDVVTDRGLSQLRDALRQRNYQLDALDLTRNRKIPADAALLLIVGPSTARFQRFEEELLRDYLQTRAGGIILMLDPGKQHGLDVLLFDWGIIAYDDVINDNSGDFSAETGEMLLRGYPFPQHPIVQTLANNQTPILVGLARTVAADPGAPVADGIKVQTLVTTSNTAWGERGYRLPAPHFYTPGQDLRGPLGVLTVAERVKPAKLEFSVPGGRLAVFGTSDLVTNNRIAAIGNLPLFIATVNWASDRDPNLNIPARPVERFQLALSTEELNRLRLGLLVVVPGAVALLGLIVYWTRRS; via the coding sequence ATGCACTTCGCCGACAGCTTCCGCGCCGCGCGCTGGGTCCGCATCATCAACCTGCTGCTGCAGGCCGCGCTCTTCCTCTCGCTCTTCGCCGGCCTGAATTACGTCGCGCAAAACCACTTCGGCCGCTTCGACCTCACCAACTCACGCCGCTACTCGCTCTCCGCCGAAACCCGCTCCTACCTCGAGCGCCTCGACCAGCCCGTCCGCATCTACGTCACCTTCCGCGACGACAAGGACAGCGCGGAGATCGCCCAAGCCTACCTCGATCTCCGCGGCCTGCTGCGCGAATACGTCTTCGCCTCGCGCAACAACGAGCGCGCGCCGATCACCGCCAGCTTCATCGACATCTACCAAAGCCCGAAAGAGGCGCAGAAGCAGGGCGTCGAGGGCATGGATGCCGTCGTCGTGGTTGCCTCCGGGGAAAAACGGCGGCTCGTCACGATCGACGAACTCTACCGCCTCAAGGACCGCGCCACGGTCCGCGACGCCTTCCGCGGCGAGTCCGCGCTGACCGCCGCGATCCTCGACGTCACCTCCACCGCACCGAAGAAAATCTATTTCGTCCAAGGCCACGGCGAGGCCCAGCCCGACGTGGTGACCGACCGCGGACTGTCGCAACTCCGCGACGCGCTCCGCCAGCGCAACTACCAGCTCGACGCCCTCGACCTCACGCGCAACCGCAAGATCCCCGCCGACGCCGCGCTGCTCCTCATCGTCGGTCCTTCCACCGCGCGCTTCCAGCGCTTCGAGGAGGAATTGCTGCGCGACTACCTCCAGACCCGCGCCGGCGGCATCATCCTCATGCTCGACCCCGGCAAGCAGCACGGTCTCGACGTGCTGTTGTTCGACTGGGGCATCATCGCCTACGACGACGTCATCAACGACAACAGCGGCGATTTCAGCGCCGAGACCGGCGAGATGCTGCTCCGCGGCTATCCGTTCCCCCAGCATCCGATCGTCCAGACGCTCGCCAACAACCAGACGCCTATCCTCGTCGGCTTGGCGCGCACCGTCGCCGCCGACCCCGGTGCCCCCGTCGCCGACGGTATCAAGGTCCAAACTCTCGTCACCACCAGCAACACCGCTTGGGGCGAACGCGGATATCGGCTCCCCGCCCCGCACTTCTACACGCCCGGGCAGGATCTCCGCGGCCCGCTCGGCGTGCTGACCGTCGCCGAGCGCGTCAAACCCGCCAAACTCGAATTCAGCGTGCCCGGTGGCCGCCTCGCCGTCTTCGGCACCTCCGACCTCGTCACGAACAACCGCATCGCCGCCATCGGCAATCTCCCGCTTTTCATCGCCACCGTGAACTGGGCCTCCGATCGCGATCCGAATCTCAACATCCCCGCGCGCCCCGTTGAGCGCTTCCAACTCGCCCTCTCCACTGAGGAACTCAATCGCCTGCGCCTCGGTCTCCTCGTGGTCGTCCCCGGCGCCGTCGCCCTCCTCGGCCTCATCGTCTACTGGACCCGGCGCAGCTAG
- a CDS encoding DUF4340 domain-containing protein: MRSKVTVVLLFLNVVLFFYIFRYEEQWRAEKAQLETRRRVLGSETSNIEKFTRTSRNAPTISVEKNKEGAWIVTQPFAWPANPHAVARILNELQLLENETSFAVADLDKSGRSLADYDLTDPVMTFTFTSAGKDYALKIGKGTETANRLYVLSPDGTRIHVVSRALADSLGLSAEQLRSEAIFTVPVFEVRALVVQTSSAKVRIRRDPKHWTFETPINTRGNKPETETTIAALTGLQVSRFLEARDADPAKTGLGSPQLRLTLDGNARRETLLLGNLVSAAPAPGTIGTVEVYAKLEDKPAVFVTRLTAGQSQSNKEQMGLLDRLARAQETLRDRHVLDFDFVDVTSLTLAAPDRPELTLQRLDATEAWQVVVRGATGQAPQTIPADTAIVQDFLQRLKLLSATQFLSDAPSAADLESFGFNRPDREITLNLRTGGGPKGDEASTATLQIGTKPAAPGVAYARVANAPYVYEIDTDLLEDVPVTALNFRQRILRELPEGTHVVGLTLTDLSPNTVVLALNAAPGGELTAASIAASDAPEAKRPHLATLLAEMRKLRAKRFVTDTFDPARATYNGTNPAWRYRLDVALILAGGNAQTVTSKLYLTERLGGTTQLAGTEEFGGVTYEAPQELVDALFALTYAEKHDPGPPAAPAPTEKPKG, from the coding sequence ATGCGCTCCAAAGTCACCGTCGTCCTCCTTTTCCTGAACGTCGTTCTGTTCTTCTACATCTTCCGCTACGAGGAACAGTGGCGCGCGGAAAAGGCGCAGCTCGAGACCCGCCGCCGCGTGCTCGGCTCCGAGACGTCCAACATCGAGAAGTTCACCCGCACCAGCCGCAACGCCCCCACCATCTCCGTCGAAAAGAACAAGGAAGGCGCCTGGATCGTCACCCAGCCGTTCGCCTGGCCCGCCAATCCCCACGCCGTCGCCCGCATCCTCAACGAACTCCAGCTCCTCGAAAACGAAACCAGCTTCGCCGTCGCCGACCTCGACAAGAGCGGCCGCTCCCTCGCCGACTACGATCTCACCGACCCGGTGATGACCTTCACCTTCACCTCCGCCGGCAAGGACTACGCGCTCAAGATCGGCAAAGGCACCGAGACCGCCAACCGCCTCTACGTCCTCTCCCCCGACGGCACGCGCATCCATGTCGTCAGCCGCGCGCTCGCCGACAGCCTCGGCCTCTCCGCCGAACAACTCCGCTCCGAAGCCATCTTCACCGTTCCCGTCTTCGAAGTGCGCGCCCTCGTCGTCCAAACCTCCAGCGCCAAGGTCCGCATCCGCCGCGACCCGAAACACTGGACCTTCGAGACGCCCATCAACACCCGCGGCAACAAACCGGAAACCGAGACCACCATCGCCGCCCTCACCGGCCTCCAAGTCAGCCGCTTCCTCGAAGCCCGCGACGCCGACCCCGCCAAGACCGGCCTCGGCTCCCCGCAACTCCGCCTCACACTCGACGGCAACGCCCGCCGCGAAACCCTCCTCCTCGGCAACCTCGTCTCCGCCGCCCCCGCCCCCGGCACCATCGGCACCGTCGAAGTCTACGCCAAACTCGAGGACAAGCCCGCCGTTTTCGTCACCCGCCTCACCGCCGGCCAGAGCCAGAGCAACAAGGAACAGATGGGCCTCCTCGACCGCCTCGCCCGCGCCCAGGAAACCCTCCGCGACCGCCACGTCCTCGATTTCGATTTCGTCGACGTCACCTCGCTCACTCTCGCTGCGCCCGACCGCCCCGAACTCACCCTCCAACGCCTCGACGCCACCGAAGCCTGGCAAGTCGTCGTCCGCGGTGCCACCGGCCAAGCCCCGCAAACCATCCCCGCCGACACCGCCATCGTGCAGGACTTTCTCCAGCGCTTGAAACTCCTCTCCGCGACCCAATTCCTCAGCGACGCCCCTTCCGCCGCCGACCTCGAGAGCTTCGGCTTCAATCGCCCCGACCGCGAAATCACCCTCAACCTCCGCACCGGCGGCGGCCCCAAGGGCGACGAAGCCTCCACCGCCACGCTCCAGATCGGCACCAAACCCGCCGCACCCGGCGTCGCCTACGCCCGCGTCGCCAACGCCCCCTACGTCTACGAAATCGACACCGACCTCCTCGAAGACGTCCCCGTCACCGCGCTGAATTTCCGCCAACGCATCCTCCGCGAGCTCCCCGAAGGCACCCACGTCGTCGGCCTCACCCTCACCGATCTCTCCCCCAACACCGTCGTCCTCGCCCTCAACGCCGCGCCCGGCGGCGAGCTCACCGCCGCCAGCATCGCCGCCTCCGATGCCCCCGAAGCCAAGCGCCCGCACCTCGCCACGCTCCTCGCCGAGATGCGCAAGCTCCGCGCCAAACGCTTCGTCACCGACACCTTCGATCCCGCACGCGCCACCTACAACGGCACCAACCCCGCCTGGCGCTACCGGCTCGACGTCGCGCTCATCCTCGCCGGCGGCAACGCGCAGACCGTCACCTCCAAGCTCTACCTGACCGAGCGCCTCGGCGGCACCACCCAGCTCGCCGGCACCGAGGAATTCGGCGGCGTCACCTACGAAGCGCCCCAGGAACTCGTCGACGCGCTCTTCGCCCTGACTTACGCCGAAAAGCACGACCCCGGCCCACCCGCGGCGCCCGCCCCGACCGAAAAGCCCAAGGGCTGA